The following are encoded together in the Triticum dicoccoides isolate Atlit2015 ecotype Zavitan chromosome 6B, WEW_v2.0, whole genome shotgun sequence genome:
- the LOC119323544 gene encoding uncharacterized protein LOC119323544, translating to MGAASSSCAAGPSSSSPPPRRRPRIGLGGCFGAGSSARDGGGLAAAAAAAASSSRALQAATRQAERAAAGLDFQPSLSAKDLRHTSEPDPRVHPSSSTISHRLRFNHLDCHENKEHALRIKDAETSGLVSSSGKDAVIRGNLSNEAGNDERTSGEGVSPMAQELVEPAPDNVHIDAVFITEVSGSLSQSDFHSSVMTSERIMPGLEDGETALRRTSSRDVLSSERSDVSQSSLTSVLPATSSASSIVGESIPDATASREDVPTIFSVSHGQIGGSTVHEDMVSIFSNDGPEHPRDSSNGETRRNHRRVLWDSFSRRGSRGYLDSDTDDLGFYSRWLDLGDDLFGDEVEEARYFHRRRHGSIRVNQYSRSRIREHRRAIFDSGNGQSTAACPLGIHQIGRCTCDAFLVAEESSARASISRIVMLTEALFEVLDEIHRQPSSLSLSMASAQAPEAVVNSLPCKSYKKLETAQCSADMEQCHICLTEYEDGDQIRSLPCKHEFHLQCVDKWLKEIHRVCPLCRGDVCEGVAS from the exons ATGGGCGCCGCGAGCAGCAGCTGCGCCGccggcccgtcgtcgtcgtcgccgccgccgcgtcgccggccGCGGATCGGCCTCGGCGGGTGCTTCGGGGCCGGATCCTCCGCGCGCGACGGCGggggcctcgccgccgccgccgccgcggccgcctcctcctcgcgCGCCCTCCAG GCAGCAACTCGGCAAGCAGAGCGAGCAGCGGCTGGGCTAGATTTCCAGCCTTCCCTGTCTGCTAAGGATCTTCGCCACACCAGCGAGCCAGACCCAAGAGTGCATCCGTCTTCAAGCACCATAAGTCACCGCCTCCGGTTCAACCACCTGGACTGTCACGAGAACAAGGAGCATGCCCTGCGAATTAAAGATGCTGAAACGAGTGGTCTGGTGAGTTCATCAGGAAAGGATGCCGTGATTAGGGGAAATCTCAGTAATGAAGCTGGCAATGATGAGAGAACATCTGGGGAAGGGGTTAGTCCTATGGCACAAGAGCTTGTAGAACCTGCACCTGATAATGTCCATATTGACGCAGTTTTCATTACAGAAGTTAGTGGCTCCTTGTCCCAGTCTGATTTCCACTCCTCGGTGATGACATCTGAAAGGATCATGCCTGGCTTGGAAGACGGCGAGACAGCTCTCCGCAGGACTTCATCCAGAGATGTTTTGTCAAGTGAAAGATCAGATGTTTCTCAATCCAGCTTGACATCTGTGTTGCCTGCTACTTCAAGCGCATCATCCATCGTTGGTGAATCAATTCCAGATGCAACTGCTAGCAGAGAAGATGTTCCAACCATATTCAGTGTGTCTCATGGTCAGATTGGTGGCAGTACAGTGCATGAAGACATGGTTAGCATTTTCTCAAATGATGGCCCAGAACACCCCCGAGATTCCAGCAATGGTGAAACAAGAAGAAATCATAGAAGAGTCCTATGGGATTCATTTTCAAGACGTGGTTCTAGAGGTTATCTAGATTCAGACACTGATGATCTGGGATTTTACAGTAGATGGCTAGACCTTGGTGATGATCTTTTTGGGGATGAGGTTGAGGAGGCACGATACTTTCATCGTAGACGCCATGGTTCAATCAGAGTAAACCAGTATTCAAGATCTCGG ATTAGGGAGCACCGTCGTGCTATTTTTGATAGTGGGAACGGACAAAGTACTGCTGCTTGTCCTTTGGGGATCCACCAAATTGGCAGATGCACCTGTGATGCATTCTTGGTCGCTGAAGAATCTAGTGCTCGCGCAAGTATATCAAGAATTGTCATGTTAACGGAGGCATTATTTGAG GTATTGGATGAGATTCACCGGCAACCCTCatcactttcactttccatggcctcTGCTCAAGCTCCAGAGGCTGTGGTCAATTCATTACCATGTAAGAGCTACAAAAAGCTTGAGACAGCCCAATGCAGTGCTGATATGGAACA GTGCCATATCTGCTTAACTGAATATGAGGATGGAGATCAGATAAGAAGTCTCCCATGCAAACATGAGTTTCACCTGCAGTGTGTCGACAAGTGGCTTAAAGAAATACACAG GGTGTGCCCGTTGTGTCGTGGGGACGTCTGCGAAGGTGTTGCCTCTTGA